In one window of Flavobacterium ginsengisoli DNA:
- a CDS encoding methylmalonyl-CoA mutase family protein → MNWFVSRQIERLEGIKQTRDSEKVNKSLEKLILCAQTGQGNLLEIAIEAARNRATLGEISNALETVFGRFKAQIKSFSGVYSADNKK, encoded by the coding sequence ATCAATTGGTTCGTAAGCAGACAAATTGAACGTCTGGAAGGAATAAAACAAACTAGAGATTCTGAAAAAGTAAATAAGTCACTAGAAAAATTAATCCTTTGTGCACAAACAGGGCAAGGTAATTTATTAGAAATCGCGATTGAAGCGGCTAGAAATAGAGCAACACTTGGCGAAATCAGTAATGCATTGGAAACTGTTTTTGGTCGTTTTAAAGCACAAATTAAATCTTTTAGCGGAGTGTATAGTGCAGACAATAAAAAATGA
- a CDS encoding GNAT family N-acetyltransferase has product MITLKGDSIYLRALEPQDLEFIYSIENDENIWEVSNTQTPYSRFLIKQYLENAHQDIYEAKQLRLAICQDEDFPAIGLIDLFEFDPRNNRAGIGIVIQKEENQGKNIGSEALELLINYSFTNLNLHQLYANIGVQNVASIALFTKFGFKKIGIKKDWILYHNHYHDEAIFQLINKQI; this is encoded by the coding sequence ATGATAACTTTAAAAGGCGATTCTATTTATTTGCGTGCACTCGAACCTCAAGATTTAGAGTTCATTTATTCTATAGAAAATGATGAGAATATCTGGGAAGTTAGTAACACGCAAACTCCATACAGCCGTTTTTTGATTAAACAATATTTAGAAAATGCCCACCAAGATATTTATGAGGCAAAACAACTTCGTTTGGCAATTTGTCAAGATGAAGATTTTCCTGCAATTGGATTGATTGATTTGTTTGAATTTGATCCTAGAAATAATAGGGCAGGTATTGGTATTGTAATTCAGAAAGAAGAAAATCAAGGTAAAAATATTGGTTCTGAGGCTTTAGAACTTTTAATTAATTATTCTTTTACCAATTTAAATCTACATCAATTGTATGCAAATATTGGCGTACAAAATGTAGCGAGTATTGCACTTTTTACTAAATTTGGTTTTAAGAAAATCGGAATAAAAAAAGACTGGATTTTGTATCATAATCATTATCATGATGAAGCAATTTTTCAGCTAATTAATAAACAAATTTAA
- a CDS encoding peptidoglycan-binding protein LysM has product MIKKWYFYASLVVIITFLSLGFIPSEKETKPWFLIEKTDGSEYIFPSKEKDDYPNTNVPYTGNHLIGFKEAVAFKESQGQYRLVNSLGYMGKYQFGSKALRAIGINDNKAFLKDPALQEKAFMALLAKNKWILRYEIEKYQGKIISGIEITESGILVAAHLGGAGSVKNFFKNKGSRHFRDAFGTSLKSYMRDFAGYDLSFIEADSNATVND; this is encoded by the coding sequence ATGATAAAGAAATGGTATTTTTATGCGAGTTTAGTCGTTATTATTACATTTTTAAGTTTGGGATTTATTCCCTCAGAAAAAGAAACCAAACCTTGGTTTTTAATTGAAAAAACAGATGGATCAGAATACATTTTTCCATCAAAAGAAAAAGATGATTATCCAAACACCAACGTCCCATACACAGGAAATCATCTAATAGGATTTAAAGAAGCAGTAGCTTTTAAAGAATCACAAGGGCAATACAGACTAGTAAATTCTCTTGGTTATATGGGCAAATATCAATTTGGTTCTAAAGCTTTAAGAGCAATCGGAATTAATGATAATAAAGCCTTTTTAAAAGATCCTGCGCTACAAGAAAAAGCTTTTATGGCTTTGTTAGCCAAAAACAAATGGATTTTACGTTACGAAATCGAAAAGTATCAAGGTAAAATCATCAGTGGTATTGAAATTACCGAATCTGGAATTTTAGTCGCAGCGCATTTAGGTGGTGCAGGTTCTGTAAAGAACTTTTTCAAAAACAAAGGAAGCAGACATTTTAGAGATGCTTTTGGAACTTCTTTGAAAAGCTATATGAGAGATTTTGCAGGTTACGATCTTTCTTTTATAGAAGCAGATAGTAACGCAACAGTAAACGACTAA
- the udk gene encoding uridine kinase, with protein sequence MLIIGIAGGTGSGKTTVVHQIMNELPDTEVGVISQDSYYKENHNLSFDERALINFDHPRAIDFELLVKHLKALKAGETIDQPVYSFIQHNRTDDTITTHPRKVMIVEGILILTNPELRELFDIKIYVHADSDERLIRRLKRDISERGRDIDEVLNRYQTTLKPMHEQFIEPTKAFADIIIPNDKYNTVAIDVVRAVINQRIS encoded by the coding sequence ATGCTCATTATTGGAATTGCAGGAGGAACTGGAAGCGGAAAAACAACAGTTGTACACCAAATCATGAACGAATTACCAGACACTGAAGTTGGTGTAATTTCTCAAGATTCGTATTATAAAGAAAACCATAACTTGTCTTTTGACGAGAGAGCATTAATCAATTTTGATCACCCTCGTGCCATCGATTTTGAATTGTTAGTAAAACATCTAAAAGCTTTAAAAGCAGGTGAAACTATTGATCAGCCTGTTTACTCATTTATTCAGCATAACAGAACTGATGATACAATTACGACACATCCTAGAAAAGTAATGATTGTTGAAGGTATCTTAATTTTGACTAATCCAGAATTGCGTGAGCTTTTTGACATCAAAATCTACGTTCATGCCGATTCTGACGAAAGATTAATCCGTCGTTTAAAAAGAGATATTTCAGAGAGAGGACGTGATATTGACGAGGTTTTAAATCGTTATCAAACTACTTTAAAGCCTATGCACGAGCAATTTATAGAGCCAACTAAAGCATTTGCCGATATTATTATTCCGAATGATAAATACAATACGGTAGCAATTGATGTAGTTCGGGCCGTAATTAATCAGCGTATTTCATAA
- a CDS encoding cobalamin-dependent protein (Presence of a B(12) (cobalamin)-binding domain implies dependence on cobalamin itself, in one of its several forms, or in some unusual lineages, dependence on a cobalamin-like analog.) codes for MQTIKNDENFERAKQLADVFAKQEGRRPRIMIAKMGQDGHDRGAKVVATGYADVGFDVDIGPLFQTPAEATKQAVENDVHILGVSSLAAGHKTLVPQVIEELKKHGREDIMVIVGGVIPSQDYQFLFDAGASAVFGPGTKISEATIKILEALID; via the coding sequence GTGCAGACAATAAAAAATGACGAGAATTTTGAGCGAGCAAAACAACTTGCAGATGTTTTTGCTAAACAAGAAGGTAGACGTCCTAGAATTATGATTGCAAAAATGGGACAAGATGGTCATGACCGAGGCGCAAAAGTGGTTGCTACAGGTTATGCAGATGTTGGTTTTGATGTTGATATAGGTCCGCTATTTCAAACTCCGGCCGAAGCAACAAAACAAGCTGTCGAGAATGATGTTCACATTTTAGGCGTTTCATCACTTGCTGCTGGACACAAAACTTTGGTACCGCAAGTAATAGAAGAACTAAAAAAACATGGACGTGAAGATATAATGGTAATTGTAGGCGGTGTTATTCCGTCTCAGGACTATCAATTTTTGTTTGATGCTGGCGCATCGGCTGTTTTTGGTCCTGGAACTAAAATAAGTGAAGCGACTATAAAAATCTTAGAAGCTTTAATAGATTAA
- a CDS encoding trypsin-like peptidase domain-containing protein, with product MKRFSALFLVSLLSGAITLGAYKLLFESNNSFFGKGNSVVTLAPNSYGKNVGLGAETLDFTEAADKTVHTVVHVKNVSRRTVSNPMLEFFYGYGGQQQQEQVGTGSGVIISEDGYIVTNNHVIKDATEIEITLNNKKSYKAKLIGTDSKMDIALLKINADEKLPYTAFANSDNVKVGEWVLAVGNPYNLTSTVTAGIVSAKARNLDQSGIQSFIQTDAAVNPGNSGGALVNARGELIGINTMISSMTGSYVGYSFAVPSNIARKIIEDIMEYGNVQRGILGVEGGELNATASKELGVTETQGFYINRVSKNSGAEKAGLTKGDIIVKLDDQNIATYADLSGYINTKRPNDVVKVTYIKEGKTKTVPVTLSKNEFYSAEFKGIELENIDATDKKKFRIDYGVKIKNISNENLMQYQNELLGNIILSIDNVKATNVETVSKLLSKKDEGQSVRIEMINRNGEIFRIII from the coding sequence ATGAAAAGATTTTCAGCCTTATTTTTAGTGTCATTGTTAAGTGGTGCTATTACTCTTGGTGCTTACAAGTTATTATTTGAAAGCAACAATTCTTTTTTTGGAAAAGGAAATTCTGTTGTAACTCTTGCCCCTAACTCTTATGGAAAAAATGTTGGTTTAGGTGCTGAAACATTAGATTTTACCGAAGCCGCAGACAAAACGGTACATACTGTTGTTCACGTAAAAAATGTCTCAAGAAGAACTGTAAGCAATCCGATGCTTGAGTTTTTCTACGGATATGGCGGACAGCAACAGCAAGAACAAGTAGGAACTGGTTCTGGTGTAATTATTTCTGAAGACGGATACATTGTGACTAACAATCACGTAATTAAAGACGCGACAGAAATTGAAATTACTTTAAACAATAAAAAATCATACAAAGCGAAGTTAATTGGTACAGATTCTAAAATGGACATTGCTCTTTTAAAAATCAATGCCGATGAAAAACTTCCTTACACCGCTTTTGCCAATTCTGATAATGTGAAAGTTGGAGAATGGGTATTGGCAGTTGGAAACCCGTATAATTTAACTTCAACAGTAACTGCAGGAATTGTTTCGGCAAAAGCCAGAAATTTAGACCAAAGCGGAATCCAATCTTTCATACAAACTGATGCTGCGGTAAACCCAGGTAATAGCGGTGGAGCGTTAGTAAATGCAAGAGGAGAATTAATTGGAATTAATACGATGATTTCTTCTATGACGGGTTCTTATGTTGGATATTCTTTTGCTGTTCCTTCTAATATTGCTCGCAAAATTATTGAGGACATCATGGAATATGGAAATGTCCAAAGAGGCATTCTTGGCGTTGAAGGAGGCGAATTGAATGCAACTGCTTCTAAAGAATTGGGAGTAACAGAAACACAAGGATTCTATATTAATAGAGTTTCTAAAAACTCAGGAGCAGAAAAAGCTGGTTTAACAAAAGGAGATATTATTGTAAAACTGGATGATCAAAATATTGCAACTTATGCTGATTTATCGGGTTATATCAATACAAAACGTCCAAACGATGTTGTAAAAGTAACTTATATTAAAGAAGGAAAAACCAAAACGGTTCCTGTAACTTTAAGCAAAAATGAGTTTTACAGTGCCGAATTTAAAGGAATCGAATTAGAAAACATTGATGCTACTGACAAGAAAAAATTCAGAATTGATTATGGTGTTAAAATTAAAAACATCAGCAATGAGAATTTAATGCAATATCAAAACGAATTACTAGGAAATATTATTCTTAGCATTGATAATGTAAAAGCAACAAATGTTGAAACTGTTTCTAAACTTTTAAGCAAAAAAGACGAAGGACAAAGCGTAAGAATTGAAATGATCAACAGAAATGGAGAGATTTTCAGAATTATAATCTAA
- a CDS encoding FtsB family cell division protein — protein MKFKNPYKDKKWFKYLGNKYVWVLLFFIVWMLFLDNYSYFDHRFLDEQIHELQDNKKYYQEEIRKDQEQIKQLKNPEQIEKYAREKYFMKKDSEDIYIIQFEGDTIQDKE, from the coding sequence ATGAAATTTAAAAATCCATACAAAGACAAAAAATGGTTCAAATACCTTGGAAACAAATATGTTTGGGTTTTGCTATTTTTTATAGTTTGGATGTTATTTTTAGATAATTACTCCTATTTTGATCATCGTTTTTTAGATGAACAAATTCATGAACTTCAAGATAATAAAAAGTATTATCAGGAAGAAATCAGAAAAGATCAGGAGCAGATCAAACAGCTCAAAAATCCTGAACAAATTGAGAAATACGCACGTGAAAAGTATTTCATGAAAAAAGATAGCGAAGATATTTATATCATACAATTTGAAGGAGATACCATTCAAGACAAAGAATAA
- the dnaA gene encoding chromosomal replication initiator protein DnaA, translating into MTKTAQSVWENCLSFIKDNIQDQAYKTWFEPIKSVELTDNALYIQVPSKFFYEWLEEHYVKLLKVALTKELGKNAKLLYKIKMENTYGNKQPFTEQLPSANRVPMKPQEVDAPFKNLNPELKNPFVIPGIRNLKIESQLNPNYSFDNFLEGDSNRLARSAGMAVANKPGGTSFNPLLIFGGVGLGKTHLAHAIGVEVKDKYPEKTVLYISAEIFTQQYIDSVKKNNRNDFIHFYQLIDVLIIDDVQFLSGKSGTQDVFFHIFNYLHQNGKQVILTSDKAPVDMQDIEQRLLSRFKWGLSAELHQPDYETRISILKNILYRDGVEMPEDILEYVARNIKSNVRELEGAIISLIAQSSFNKKEVTIELAKSVVEKFVKNVKREISIDYIQKIVSDYFQLDIETLQSKTRKRHVVQARQLAMFFAKKFTKASLANIGSQIGDRDHATVLHACKTVDNLVSTDKQFKKFVEDINKKLTL; encoded by the coding sequence ATGACTAAAACTGCTCAATCGGTATGGGAAAACTGTTTGTCCTTTATAAAGGATAATATTCAAGACCAAGCATATAAAACTTGGTTCGAACCAATCAAATCAGTTGAGCTAACCGATAACGCATTATACATTCAGGTTCCGAGTAAATTTTTCTACGAATGGCTCGAAGAGCATTACGTAAAATTATTGAAAGTTGCGCTTACCAAAGAACTGGGAAAAAACGCAAAGTTACTCTATAAAATTAAAATGGAGAACACTTATGGCAATAAACAGCCGTTTACCGAGCAGCTGCCAAGTGCCAACAGAGTGCCAATGAAACCGCAAGAGGTTGACGCTCCGTTTAAAAACTTAAATCCTGAGCTAAAAAATCCGTTTGTAATTCCTGGAATTAGAAATTTAAAAATTGAGTCTCAGTTAAATCCGAACTATAGTTTTGACAATTTCTTAGAAGGAGATTCAAACCGTTTAGCTCGTTCTGCAGGTATGGCTGTTGCTAACAAACCTGGAGGAACTTCATTTAATCCTTTGTTGATTTTTGGAGGAGTTGGTTTAGGCAAAACACACCTAGCACATGCTATAGGCGTAGAAGTAAAAGATAAGTATCCGGAAAAGACCGTTTTATATATTTCTGCTGAGATTTTCACACAACAATATATTGATTCTGTTAAAAAGAATAATCGTAATGATTTTATTCACTTTTACCAGTTAATCGATGTTTTGATTATTGATGATGTTCAGTTCTTGTCTGGAAAATCAGGAACGCAAGACGTATTCTTCCATATTTTCAACTATTTACATCAAAACGGAAAACAAGTAATCTTAACTTCAGATAAAGCTCCTGTTGACATGCAGGACATCGAACAAAGATTATTGTCTCGTTTTAAATGGGGATTATCTGCAGAATTACATCAGCCTGATTACGAAACTCGTATCTCAATCTTAAAAAACATTTTATACCGTGATGGTGTAGAAATGCCAGAAGATATTCTAGAATATGTTGCTCGAAACATTAAATCAAATGTTAGAGAGCTTGAAGGCGCTATTATTTCGTTAATCGCTCAATCTTCTTTCAATAAAAAAGAAGTTACGATTGAATTGGCAAAAAGTGTTGTAGAGAAATTTGTTAAAAACGTAAAGAGAGAAATCTCTATCGATTATATCCAAAAAATTGTTTCAGACTATTTCCAATTAGATATTGAGACACTTCAATCTAAAACCAGAAAGAGGCATGTGGTGCAAGCAAGACAACTAGCGATGTTCTTTGCTAAGAAATTCACTAAAGCTTCTCTTGCTAATATTGGTTCACAAATTGGAGACCGCGACCACGCAACTGTTCTTCACGCTTGTAAAACAGTTGACAATTTAGTTTCTACAGACAAACAATTTAAAAAGTTTGTCGAAGACATCAACAAAAAACTAACGCTTTAG
- the mltG gene encoding endolytic transglycosylase MltG produces MSLKKIITITAVAIISALLIYGFILISRIFSSNTKFEEKEVYVYVPTDANYTDVKKILAPYIKNFDNFEMVAEKRDYPQNVKSGRFLLKKDMNNIDLVRAMRSNIPVKLVFNNQERLENFAGRIGKEIEADSLSLMKAIKDSTFLATNGFNEENVFAMFIPNTYEIYWNTSAEKFRDKMIKEYHNFWTADRIAKAKAQGLTLVQATILASIVHKESVKKDERPRIAGVYLNRLRLEMPLQADPTVIYALKLRDNDFDQVIKRVFYNDLVMRSPYNTYVNKGLPPGPIAMPDITALEAVLNPEKNDYIYFCASVDRFGYHEFVATLAEHNVNAKKYSDWIASQGVTR; encoded by the coding sequence TTGAGTCTAAAAAAAATAATCACAATAACTGCAGTAGCCATAATTTCAGCTTTATTGATTTATGGTTTTATTTTAATCAGTAGAATTTTTAGTTCTAACACTAAATTTGAAGAAAAAGAAGTCTACGTTTACGTGCCTACAGATGCGAATTACACTGATGTAAAAAAGATTTTGGCACCTTACATAAAAAACTTTGACAACTTTGAAATGGTTGCTGAAAAAAGAGATTATCCGCAAAATGTAAAATCGGGTCGTTTTCTTTTGAAAAAAGACATGAACAATATTGACTTAGTACGAGCAATGCGTTCTAACATTCCTGTAAAATTAGTTTTTAACAATCAAGAGCGCTTAGAAAATTTTGCTGGAAGAATAGGCAAAGAAATCGAAGCGGATAGTTTGTCTTTAATGAAAGCCATCAAAGATTCTACTTTCTTAGCAACAAACGGATTTAACGAAGAAAATGTTTTTGCAATGTTTATTCCTAATACTTATGAAATTTATTGGAATACTTCCGCTGAAAAGTTTCGTGATAAAATGATTAAAGAATATCACAATTTCTGGACGGCAGATAGAATCGCTAAAGCAAAAGCACAAGGTTTAACCCTGGTTCAAGCTACTATTTTAGCTTCAATTGTCCATAAAGAATCAGTTAAAAAAGACGAAAGACCTCGTATTGCTGGTGTTTATTTAAACCGTTTGCGTTTAGAAATGCCATTACAAGCAGATCCAACAGTCATTTATGCTTTAAAATTAAGAGACAACGATTTTGATCAAGTTATTAAACGAGTTTTTTATAATGATTTGGTAATGAGATCTCCATATAATACTTATGTAAATAAAGGACTTCCTCCAGGACCAATTGCAATGCCTGATATTACAGCTTTAGAAGCAGTTTTAAACCCAGAAAAGAACGATTATATCTATTTCTGTGCAAGTGTTGATCGTTTCGGATATCATGAATTTGTCGCAACACTAGCAGAACATAATGTAAATGCAAAAAAATATTCAGACTGGATTGCAAGTCAAGGAGTAACAAGATAA
- a CDS encoding methylmalonyl-CoA mutase subunit beta yields MATNLFDDFNPISSKQWKQKIQFELDGADYNQTVIWNSPEDIQVKPFYHIDEFTKAANVKTQASDFKICQNIFVFDVEKSIERALNTLERGAESLRFTIQNEKTDVQKLLENLPLENKIVYFNFNFISIDFVKKLDTISIQKKAIFYCNFDPIGELAREGNWFTTPEKNNFETLSLLFKNTTNLNLLSVDLGLYQNSGANITQQIAYSLAHANEYLNRFSAETKSIVFQISVGTNYFFEIAKLRALRMLFDLIAKEYNPEIKCHFLVTPTKRNKTIYDYNVNMLRTTTECMSAILGGADVIANLPYDALYHKDNEFGDRISRNQLLILKHESYFDKVNNPADGSYYIESLTMQLAEKSLALFKEIEANGGFLKLLNDGTIKKKIQESSNKEQESFDSKKEILLGTNKYPNKEDRMKHDLELFPFVKIKPRKTLITPIIEKRLAEKMEQERLELE; encoded by the coding sequence ATGGCCACTAACCTATTCGACGATTTTAATCCGATTTCATCCAAACAATGGAAACAAAAAATTCAGTTTGAATTAGATGGAGCCGATTACAATCAAACTGTTATTTGGAATTCGCCAGAAGATATTCAGGTTAAACCTTTTTATCATATAGATGAATTTACAAAAGCCGCAAATGTAAAAACTCAAGCCTCAGATTTTAAAATCTGCCAGAATATCTTTGTTTTCGATGTAGAAAAATCTATCGAACGTGCTTTAAACACTTTAGAAAGAGGCGCTGAAAGTTTACGATTTACAATTCAGAATGAAAAAACTGATGTTCAGAAATTACTAGAGAATCTTCCTTTAGAAAACAAAATCGTTTACTTTAATTTCAATTTCATCTCAATCGATTTCGTTAAAAAATTAGACACGATCTCGATACAGAAAAAAGCCATTTTCTATTGTAATTTTGATCCAATTGGAGAATTAGCACGCGAAGGAAATTGGTTTACAACTCCCGAAAAAAACAATTTTGAGACATTGTCTTTATTATTTAAAAACACAACCAATCTAAATTTGTTAAGTGTTGATCTAGGATTATATCAAAATTCAGGTGCCAATATTACACAGCAGATTGCTTACAGCTTAGCACACGCAAACGAATATTTAAATCGTTTTTCTGCCGAAACAAAATCAATTGTTTTTCAGATTTCAGTTGGAACCAATTATTTCTTCGAAATTGCCAAACTTAGAGCACTTCGAATGCTTTTTGATTTAATTGCTAAAGAATATAATCCAGAAATAAAATGTCATTTCTTGGTAACTCCAACTAAACGAAACAAAACAATTTACGATTACAACGTAAATATGCTTCGTACAACAACTGAGTGTATGTCGGCAATTTTGGGTGGTGCAGATGTAATTGCCAATTTGCCTTACGATGCATTGTACCATAAAGACAACGAATTTGGAGATCGAATTTCTAGAAACCAGCTTTTGATTTTAAAACACGAAAGTTATTTTGACAAAGTAAATAATCCAGCTGACGGAAGTTATTATATTGAAAGTTTAACAATGCAATTGGCTGAGAAAAGTTTGGCGTTATTTAAAGAAATTGAAGCCAACGGTGGATTCTTGAAACTTTTAAACGATGGCACAATCAAGAAGAAAATTCAAGAAAGTTCCAATAAAGAACAAGAATCATTCGATTCTAAAAAAGAAATTCTTCTAGGAACAAACAAATATCCGAACAAAGAAGACAGAATGAAACATGATTTAGAATTGTTTCCTTTTGTGAAAATCAAACCAAGAAAAACATTAATTACACCAATTATCGAAAAGAGATTGGCAGAGAAAATGGAGCAGGAAAGACTGGAATTGGAATAA